CAGTTTCCGCatggtacaaatatttgtgtaattcacaaatagttgtttcgggtctggttgtacattGTTTGCGttgttgtatatttgtaaaagtccccgcgatataATAGCCattcatagtgcgggagttgtcttagtattttagaacaaaaaaaaacattaccaaTTAAATTTCCATCGATAACATTAAAATGACTGCTGAttgataacttaaaaaaatatatattttaaaatcactgttttatcaaatgaaattatttcaaaaagttgctaaaattttaatacatattatagaaGATTTGCATTGAAGAAAGTCTTAAGATACGACATTGTGCACTCATTATTGCTCGTGACTGTACCCCAATAAAATTAGTAAATGCGCGACATTTGGTAAACAAGATTCGTCTAGATGTAGATAAGGAGCgacatacatattatgtcatAATTAGAATTAGCGTAAAGTGGATGTACTACATCCGCCGGCTAAGCCTTTAACTTGCTTACAAACacagtacaataataatactactaaaacaaCGCCGCAGAGTAAAGTGATGAGTAATCGTTTTGATAAATGGTTAATTTTGTACGAGTACTTTAACTACAAATGTTAAGTTTGTTATGGATTTCTTTCAAGCACAATTGTAGGATAAGGCTATTTAGGGAAATTTTTGTCATGtactgacttatttatttatatttacgaaCTTTAGTAAGCGAATGGATAGGGCATCAAGCCTTTGGATATGTCGTAGGTTCTTATTGTGTActcattacattttataattaacaatagTAGTGATGAAATTGCGCTAGATTTTATATTTCCGAAAAAAAAAGCGAACTTAGGTAGCAAGTtagcaacacactaatgactttttaaagttatctgtgtattagaaataattatcatttgctTTAACGGCGAATGAAAACATCATgaggaaaaaaaattgtttcgttcatttattgagggcatgcaaaatcccccccaaccagcacttggccagcgtggtggactcaaggcctaagccctatattgtactcaaggcctaagaCCTCTATTAgattttgggaggagacctttgtccagcagtgggacagtaaaatgTTGTCGAAAACGTCTGTTATTCTTTTAAAGTATCCtttgataaatatgtatatctaccgtttgtcaaaattaaactttaacgtGTCTTTTGGGAAAACAGCCCGTAAtgaaagcaatcaaaataaaaccacAAGTCACCTATTCACAACTTGTAATACATTTTCCGCAGGCGCTGGTAAATATCAGTTCCTGCACTGCATCTTGATGCTGGCGACACTGCTCGCCGCCATCCTGGAGATGATCGGAGTAGCGTTCATCCTTCCTGCCGCGGCGTGCGACCTCGATGTACCTGACTCTCTTAAAGGAATACTAACTTCACTACCTAATATAGGTGAGTACAACAATCTGAAATACTGATGGTCTAATACAAAGGTAGATAGAACATATAAATTGGTCACTATGTACATAAATAGCAAACTTGgcaaaacacattaaaattttgattctcTACTCATATCAGTCAACCGTTAACTTTGAGTAAAAGAGTAGACGAAAGGACCCGTTCAACACCTCTTCTACAAAATCTGTTAATGCTTTTTTTCTGTCTCGTTAGGTAGTTTCGAAAGaaaacatttctatttatatttacagggaagctttattaatattaggGGTCCGTAAATGTATGTTGATAGAATGGATACCTGTCATTCACTTCTATCTGCGTGATTGACATGACTCAGATAAAGGACAGCACTGTATTTTCATTATTGACAATGAATAATGTGCCTACAGATAACGTCAAACACTCTCTAGAAAGTTTCTTACGCGAGTTGAATAGGcgctatgaaataaaaacacaacGTTTAAATGGaattgcacacacacacacagtagCAATACCACGATCGAAAAGTGTATtcattagttattattatacacttgAGCACTTAGAAAAGGCACTaaactattattaataaatatatttctacaatTCTTTAAATTCCAGGTGTAATCCTCACAGCACCGTTCTGGGGTAGAGCGGCCGACAATTTAGGCAGGAAGCCAGTACTGCTGGGCTCTCTAGCAGTATCAGGTGCTATGGCGTTCATCGCCGCCTTCATGCCAAACCTTGTTAGTTTCGCAGTATTTAAATTCGCTTGCTCTCTATTGTAAGTATGAGCGTTATCTTCAGTACCTTTTTaccttaaatattttagaaaatataacccttttttttttttttaacttttaacctAATTTTTTTATGGAGTAAAAATGAGTCCGTTGCTTTAGTCATGAGGCTGTCATATTTGTCACAATTTTGGCTGAGACGGTATAACGAAAGATGCTTACGTTTTTTCTATATGGTCTGTGTCTATTTTTACCAAtgctagcggacccgacagacgttgccCTGTCTTTGAGACTGCGATGGTAGCGCCGTCTGTTGAATTCAGTGTAAAACATTCCAAAATCAACAAAccactaataaattaaaaattaattaaaaaaccattgtctagcggacaaaattgtgaatctaaaccattctcagatccccttgaacacacacaaaaaatttcatcaaaatcggtgttcagtgacatacacacttacagcttagaagaattatatatatgttactgtaaaagcccgaacggtggtaaatcctaagattttccggtataacctaagatttaccaactcgcaatggtaaaagtccaaacaattattttatttcgaacttttacctatattcacttgatgatatcgagatgtcgccggagccccgcttcgcggggctcctcctactgggtggttaaaaaaaaataaccacgaaggcgaaggtgggagcttcgcttcgctcgctcccaccttagccttctaacctaacgtacccatgtcgctttgcccaaaactccttctttataactatgttacagtatataattataccgtgaaatagttataaacatagttatgaaggaggatttttttacatatcgtaacatagtttttaaactctggcttgttcggacttttactattgagagttggtaaatcttaggttttaccggaaaatcttaggatttaccacagttcgggcttttacagtaacatatataaggaTTTAAACACCAATGGTATTTTCAGCAACTTTAAAATTCGATTTAAATCACTTTAGTACTTAGACTTTATTGTACTAAAATCCTTGACTTTGTGCTAAAAGAAGACTATGattaataatttcttattatgTTTCCAGTTTATCATGTCCGTCGTCGCTAGGGTACGCGTACACGTCCGAGATGTTGCCGCGTCATCGGCGCGACACCGCTGTACTCATCACTAACGGACTCATCAACGTACTCACTGTCTTCAGCCCCGGTAATATATGTCCTtgatttcaaattatttcatcTAAATATGAAGATAACAATCATGGCAGTTTGATCAAAGCTAACTACTAAACACTATGCCAAAAacggtaaaaaaatgtttgtagaaATTGTAGTACTCTGTAGAGTTGCACTTTGCATTACTATAAGATCAGGCGTTTCGaatttacatacacacatagtgggtatattttaaaaaaatatatagagcaAAAATGTAGCTTTCAATTAAGCAAAAATGTAGCTTTTCAACAATCGAGTCagacattatattttaacttaataaaataatggtacAAAGGTCATTAAAAAAgtagtgttttaatttttttatatccctgGTTGTTCATTAAAACACGCCGCATTTTTACCCAGGGTTAGCGTGGCTGATCCTCTCCTACGACTGGCAATACGACTGGGGTGCAATAGACATGAGACCGTGGCGTCTCCTCACCGCGGTCTACTCCCTCCCACTCCTCATCACCGCGGTCCTCATGTTCACGGCCGATGAGAGTCCCAAGTTCCTCATGACGAGAGGCAAGGAGCAAGAGGCTCTGGAGGTCGTGAGGAGGATCTACAGCGTCAATAGTGGGATGCCTGAAGATACTTTTTGTGTAAGTgttatcaaatcaaatcatttatttttgcagAAAGCACTGTTACAAGAGAAGaaagagctcgtggcttagtttacaacagccgcacggatcgatctctgaggttaagctacgcttgccgaggttgttccgtggatgggtgaccatcctaaacatatcgagtttctccgtgtttcggaaggcacgttaaattgtgggtcccggctgtcattttcgaagatctttgacagtcgttaacagtagtcagaagcttgaaagtctgacaaccagtcttaccgaagggtatcgtgttaatacctaagtaactgggttgtggaggtcagataggcagtcgctccttgtaaaacactggtattcagctgcatccggtgagactggaagccgactccaacatagtttggaacaaaggctaagcgaatatatatactGTTACAAAGATGTTATAGGTATACATAGTTTCAAGTGTTCCTACCATTGAGTGGCATGCAAAAGAGAATTGAAATAGCATTGTTATTAACTTATTACATATTACCTATGAAATaccataatttaaataaataattaattaaattaagctaAAAGACAATAAATTCAGGCACttatgttaagaaaataataataattaatgtcaaaaataaatagaaatagctaattaaaaattaaatgtcaaaggattatgaaaattaaataatgaataccaaaattaaatttaaatgtcaaaggaatgaattatattagaatttatcattaaaataatcatttatagtatagtaacatttttgttgtaaaagggctttaaattttttcttaaataagttCAGATTCATTGCCTTTATCtctttaggtattttattatagattatagGTGCCTTATGATAGATACTTTTATGCATCAGAGCAGTGTTACATTTGCTTAGACAAAGGCGGTAAACATCACACTGTTGTCTTGCCGAGTTGTCTGAATATTCATTTCTGAAGAGTAGAATTTTTCaaagatgtaataaataattagaccCCTCTAAGTCATGGGGTCTCGGGGTCTTATATACATGAGATGATGAGAACATCGGTCTTCTTATTACTGCGGTCCTTATGTTCGCTGCTGATGAGAGCCTCAAGTACACTGGAGTCTGGAGTCTTACTAAGCAGAAAATTAGCCACCTGCTGTTATGGGTGTTCTTATTGCTTATGGTTAGCGCCTGCGCTAGTTTTGCAGCAAGTTTTATCACTTAcgataagaaaattataatatgattatattaatatacttcatatggtaatatttaacaattttgtgCTGCTAAATGGTCAGGGCCTGGAATGTTCGTTTGACCAGGTTGTGGTATACACAAACATTACTgctgctataataataaaactatatgtTACTATATGAATAATTCAAaatcatgatattttttttattacaggtaAAGTTCCTAAAGTCCCCGCACGAGACTGGTTCAGAGCGCAGTGGTTCAGGCTGCGAGCTGACGTCACCGCCGCAGCACTCCTCAGCACTGTCGCTACTGATGCCGCCACATCTCAAGTGGTTCGCGCTCACCGGAGTGCTCATGTTCGGAGTCTTCTCATTGTAAGTACATATAGGTATTTAGTTAGTTAGATATAGTTGATACAGTCTCCCCACGAGACTGGTTCAGAGCGCAGTGGTTCAGGGTGTGAGCTGACGTCACCGCCGCAGCACTCGTCAGCACTGTCGCTACTGATGCCGCCACATCTCAAGTGGTTCGCGCTCACCGGAGTGCTCATGTTCGGAGTCTTCTCATTGTAAGTACATATAGGTATTTAGTTAGTTAGATATAGTTGATACAGTCTCCCCACGAGACTGGTTCAGAGCGCAGTGGTTCAGGGTGTGAGCTGACGTCACCGCCGCAGCACTCGTCAGCACTGTCGCTACTGATGCCGCCACATCTCAAGTGGTTCGCGCTCACCGGAGTGCTCATGTTCGGAGTCTTCTCATTGTAAGTACATATAGGTATTTAGTTAGTTAGATATAGTTGATACAGTCTCCCCACGAGACTGGTTCAGAGCGCAGTGGTTCAGGGTGTGAGCTGACGTCACCGCCGCAGCACTCTTCAGCACTGTCGCTACTGATGCCGCCACATCTCAAGTGGTTCGCGCTCACCGGAGTGCTCATGTTCGGAGTCTTCTCATTGTAAGTACATATAGGTATTTAGTTAGTTAGATATAGTTGATACAGTCTCCCCACGAGACTGGTTCAGAGCGCAGTGGTTCAGGGTGTGAGCTGACGTCACCGCCGCAGCACTCGTCAGCACTGTCGCTACTGATGCCGCCACATCTCAAGTGGTTCGCTCTCACCGGAGTGCTCATGTTCGGAGTCTTCTCATTGTAAGTACATATAGGTATTTAGTTAGTTAGATATAGTTGATACAGTCTCCCCACGAGACTGGTTCAGAGCGCAGTGGTTCAGGGTGTGAGCTGACGTCACCGCCGCAGCACTCTTCAGCACTGTCGCTACTGATGCCGCCACATCTCAAGTGGTTCGCTCTCACCGGAGTGCTCATGTTCGGAGTCTTCTCATTGTAAGTACATATAGGTATTTAGTTAGTTAGATATAGTTGATACAGTCTCCCCACGAGACTGGTTCAGAGCGCAGTGGTTCAGGGTGTGAGCTGACGTCACCGCCGCAGCACTCTTCAGCACTGTCGCTACTGATGCCGCCACATCTCAAGTGGTTCGCTCTCACCAGAGTGCTCATGTTCGGAGTCTTCTCATTGTAAGTACATATAGGTATTTAGTTAGTTAGATATAGTTGATACAGTCTCCCCACGAGACTGGTTCAGAGCGCAGTGGTTCAGGGTGTGAGCTGACGTCACCGCCGCAGCACTCTTCAGCACTGTCGCTACTGATGCCGCCACATCTCAAGTGGTTCGCTCTCACCGGAGTGCTCATGTTCGGAGTCTTCTCATTGTAAGTACATATAGGTATTTAGTTAGTTAGATATAGTTGATACAGTCTCCCCACGAGACTGGTTCAGAGCGCAGTGGTTCAGGGTGTGAGCTGACGTCACCGCCGCAGCACTCTTCAGCACTGTCGCTACTGATGCCGCCACATCTCAAGTGGTTCGCTCTCACTGGAGTGCTCATGTTCGGAGTCTTCTCATTGTAAGTACATATAGATATTTACTTAGGTAAAGTTGATACAGTCTCCTCACGAGACTGGTTCAGAGCGCAGTGGTTCAGGGTGTGAGCTGACGT
This DNA window, taken from Anticarsia gemmatalis isolate Benzon Research Colony breed Stoneville strain chromosome 11, ilAntGemm2 primary, whole genome shotgun sequence, encodes the following:
- the LOC142976746 gene encoding putative transporter svop-1 yields the protein MPFPVQQDTSVFQNMFGKIVRKQSDREVNMRHVIMANVEPVQATVMEADLEEALQFAGAGKYQFLHCILMLATLLAAILEMIGVAFILPAAACDLDVPDSLKGILTSLPNIGVILTAPFWGRAADNLGRKPVLLGSLAVSGAMAFIAAFMPNLVSFAVFKFACSLFLSCPSSLGYAYTSEMLPRHRRDTAVLITNGLINVLTVFSPGLAWLILSYDWQYDWGAIDMRPWRLLTAVYSLPLLITAVLMFTADESPKFLMTRGKEQEALEVVRRIYSVNSGMPEDTFCVKFLKSPHETGSERSGSGCELTSPPQHSSALSLLMPPHLKWFALTGVLMFGVFSFLNGLFLFAPDTINKVMSHPSSTGTVCELILSHDNSTLAGECVDAMSHQTFYIMVVTTLVYGVLVTAASMSPLSKKTLLVAMFIVVGIGCLIAGLTTNRIVAGIAMSSLQITALGIGPLTAYVVHLFPTSLRGTAVGAVLMLGRVGSVVGANAAGVSLNAACMVTFYAFALLVFICAALSFLLPPDHVSKNDSVSES